CTATAGTTGCAAGTCATTTTGTACTCTACTGTTCATCAAATGTATCACTATCACTATAAACTGACGCATGTAGGTAAAAACAACCATTTTATATTTACACCAACAGCAAAAATTTATACAGTTACGGtaactgtaaattttatgtgTAATTTTAGACGATTCCAAAGATGCTTTTACTTCtctttgtttaatttgcttcatttattcattctttctgctttttttgcccttttctcctctttctctcttcttcaatTTCGCTCAGCCATATCAATCAGTTCAATCCAACTAAAAGGATTTCTttaggctttattttttttctttataggcTTTTTCTGTAAATCTGTGAATCTGTTTGTTCCTTGATTTCCTCTTATAGTCCTATTGggaactttttcaaaaaaaaagaactcactGAAAAAAACTGATATTTACGCTTCCAGAACGACTggagcatttattttttttctcgcttACGTTTTACAACAACTCATCAGCTGCAGCAATACAACGACCAGaaataacttgaaaataaactgcaaagCAGCTGCAAGGAGTTCCGCAGCTACTGACAAAGGAAGAAATGTGGGTACGCACCTGGATGACGCGCAGGGTCGGGTGGCTCTCGCGGCACATGTGGCACACGGTGTTGGTGTAGGTCATGCCCATGGAGCGCAACCTGCACGCTCTCGTCCTTCAGGCGCCGCAGGTTGTGGGTGATGCCGTTAAACTTTTTGACGATCTCGTCGAAGTTGGTCAGCAGCGACACGGGCCCCTCTTGTTGGCCGTCGCGCGACAGGCCCATGGCGGCCAGCGAGGCTTCCTCCCCGCTGATCTCTTCGCGGCACACCGGGCAGCACGTGCCGAGGGCACTTCCGGTCGACCTCATGAGCCGACGCAAGCAGTTGTGGCACAGCGCGTGGCCGCACGGGAAGGTGTCGGGCGCCTGGTGGAGCTCCATGCTGTGGTCATACTCGTGTTCATGGTCGTGGTGATGGTGTCCGGGGTTGACGTCGTACAGGCGCATGGCGTGCGTGCCGGGGTTGGGACTGGACAGGTCACTGTGGTAGCCGGTGCTGGTGGGACTGGCGGGGGGACTGTGCAAGGGGCTCTGGGCGTACTTGAAGGTGGGGCTGTACATTGGGCTGGAGTACCCTGAGCCATAGCCAGAACAGAAGCTGCTGGGTCGCTGACCGCTGGCGCCATAGCCATTGGTGTAGCCGCTGGAACTGCTCGAGTATCGTTGTGACATTTTAAAGACTCCGCGATTTCCCAGACGATGCGTTTAAACTGGAAGATAGAAAGAGTaggatgtattattattattaattgcatAGCACACAGCTGCCGAGCATAAGAGAAGCTACTGAAACGAAATAAAGGTCCTCGCGTAAATATATTAACAGTCTATACAGGAACTTACGTGTGAACCAATCTGTGGGTAGACGGAGAACAGTGTACTCACAAAATCCGTTAAACACTAAAACAAATGTACTCTCTGGTTATGactctttaaaaaatggaaaaaatgttcATCCTGCTTCAAGCCCATCTCTTGTCACCCTTTAaaagacccacccacaccccatATAACTTAAGCACATAACTACATGAAAAGAGTGAGTTTACAAGGATATTTTTTAAGCGAAGCTACATATAAAAGGTGAAGTTTGTTTGGCAAATATTTCTTATCGCTTTAGCGT
The sequence above is a segment of the Pomacea canaliculata isolate SZHN2017 linkage group LG6, ASM307304v1, whole genome shotgun sequence genome. Coding sequences within it:
- the LOC112566092 gene encoding LOW QUALITY PROTEIN: uncharacterized protein LOC112566092 (The sequence of the model RefSeq protein was modified relative to this genomic sequence to represent the inferred CDS: inserted 1 base in 1 codon; deleted 1 base in 1 codon); its protein translation is MSQRYSSSSSGYTNGYGASGQRPSSFCSGYGSGYSSPMYSPTFKYAQSPLHSPPASPTSTGYHSDLSSPNPGTHAMRLYDVNPGHHHHDHEHEYDHSMELHQAPDTFPCGHALCHNCLRRLMRSTGSALGTCCPVCREEISGEEASLAAMGLSRDGQQEGPVSLLTNFDEIVKKFNGITHNLRRLKDESVQVRSMGMTYTNTVCHMCRESHPTLRVIQEQNQLSVVHERPNAWSNYFYRLQQGKVVTTFYSKVNSSTICVPCTYRELQESKAILPAELQNLPEVDPSKNQSLVLAEVGKIIAKSTAPXMVLRGKNVIEVDHKVRMRERADHFCFTDTVEQIKTSVQHQEEDLLRMATKQVRDTGRVYHVQEHNEIDFDLDETAV